A window of Primulina tabacum isolate GXHZ01 chromosome 4, ASM2559414v2, whole genome shotgun sequence contains these coding sequences:
- the LOC142541691 gene encoding coumaroyl-CoA:anthocyanidin 3-O-glucoside-6''-O-coumaroyltransferase 2-like: MAGSATEIRVVERSAVYPLPRTVAATSLPLTFLDIPWLPFSPGQTLFFFNIPTSTSHFMQAILPNLKHSLSLTLHHFFPLSGRLATPPHPAVPRLEYGADDSIFLTIAEAVSGDFKNLGGYHPRMAQDFHKLMPLLQSSSKFGSKHESLLAIQIIVFPHHGICIGFTLRHVVADGRTFNNFLKTWAAASSSPLTKNGESLGLNQLLMASHDRSLIKDPNGLEEILLKEWRSIQIPQKASLSKFHPDMTRATFVVGPNEMEKIKKWILTRSEHLFESTQLLLSPYVITCSFVWVCWMKTHWSNSTENHPKDSTHYFGFIAGGITRLNYSVPSTYSGNCVGFGRSEARRDNLMGENGVLHAAKAIGNTIKSLNSDFLGGAENWISEWEEMRDSELHVMVTGSPKMDLYGLDFGWGRPIKIEEVSIDETRSISLCESREVSGGVEIGVCLPKPKLELFWTLFNQVYKIRNE, from the coding sequence ATGGCCGGTTCCGCCACCGAAATCAGAGTGGTGGAACGCTCCGCCGTCTATCCGCTGCCGCGGACGGTAGCCGCAACCTCTCTCCCTCTCACATTTCTCGACATTCCCTGGCTTCCTTTTTCCCCCGGGCAAACCCTATTCTTCTTCAACATCCCCACCTCCACTTCCCACTTCATGCAAGCCATTCTCCCAAATCTCAAGCACTCTCTCTCCCTCACCCTCCACCACTTCTTCCCTCTCTCCGGGAGATTGGCGACGCCGCCGCATCCCGCCGTTCCACGTCTCGAGTACGGGGCGGACGACTCTATTTTCTTGACCATTGCTGAAGCTGTATCCGGTGACTTCAAGAATCTGGGGGGCTACCACCCCAGAATGGCTCAAGACTTTCATAAACTTATGCCGTTACTGCAGTCTTCAAGTAAATTTGGTTCGAAGCATGAATCTCTTTTAGCTATCCAAATCATTGTTTTCCCGCACCATGGGATCTGCATTGGATTCACTCTGCGCCATGTCGTTGCTGATGGGAGAACATTCAATAATTTCTTGAAGACATGGGCGGCGGCTTCATCTTCACCACTTACGAAAAATGGTGAAAGTTTAGGTCTTAATCAGCTTCTCATGGCATCCCATGATAGGTCATTGATTAAAGATCCAAACGGGCTTGAAGAAATCTTGTTGAAAGAGTGGAGGAGCATACAGATTCCACAGAAGGCCAGCCTGTCAAAATTTCATCCGGACATGACAAGAGCCACCTTTGTGGTTGGTCCCAATGAAATGGAAAAGATCAAGAAATGGATATTGACCCGGTCGGAGCATCTATTCGAGTCGACCCAGTTGCTCCTATCTCCTTATGTCATCACGTGCTCATTTGTTTGGGTTTGTTGGATGAAAACACATTGGTCAAACAGTACTGAAAACCATCCAAAAGACAGCACACATTATTTCGGCTTCATCGCAGGTGGCATCACACGTCTTAATTACTCCGTTCCAAGCACTTATTCGGGCAACTGTGTCGGATTCGGTCGATCCGAGGCCAGAAGGGATAACCTAATGGGGGAAAATGGCGTTCTCCATGCTGCCAAAGCAATAGGGAACACCATCAAAAGTCTGAATTCTGATTTTCTGGGTGGGGCAGAGAATTGGATATCCGAATGGGAGGAGATGCGTGACTCGGAGCTCCATGTCATGGTGACCGGGTCACCCAAGATGGACCTTTACGGGTTGGATTTCGGTTGGGGAAGACCCATAAAAATCGAAGAGGTCTCGATTGATGAAACACGTTCGATTTCTCTATGTGAGAGCAGAGAGGTGTCTGGTGGAGTAGAGATTGGGGTTTGCCTTCCAAAACCCAAGCTGGAATTGTTTTGGACCTTGTTCAATCAAGTATATAAAATAAGGAATGAATGA